The DNA region CTGTAAAGAAGATTACAAAAGAGATATTCCCGGAAGAATTATCGGGGTTTCCCAAGATGCGTACGGAAAGCGAGCACTGAGAATGGCGCTCCAAACCCGTGAACAGCACATCAAGAGAGAAAAGGCGACTTCGAATATCTGTACTGCACAGGTTCTTTTGGCAGTAATGGCGGGAATGTACGCTGTTTACCACGGTCCGAAAGGTTTAGCTTTTATCGCCGACCAAATCCATTTCAAAGCAAACGGATTGCGCGACGGATTGAAAACACTTGGCTATGACGTTGTAGAAGAGCCGATTTTCGATACGGTGAAGTTCAGAATTCATGAGGAGGAAAAAAATGCATTGATGAGAATGATGCGCGACCACAAAATCAACCTGAATTATTTTACCGAAGGTTTTGTGAGCATCTCCATTAATGAATCTTCGACCGTTGAAAAATTGCAGAACCTGTTTGACGCGTTGGCAAATTTCAAAGATAAACAGAGTTTCGTGCTTCAGTTTAAACAGGAAATTGAAATTCCGAAAGAGCACCTCAGAACCGACGAAATCCTTAAAGACGAAGTCTTCAACAAATACCATACAGAAACCGAATTGATGCGCTACATCAAGCGTTTAGAAAGAAAAGACCTTTCTTTGACCCACTCGATGATTTCGCTCGGCTCGTGTACGATGAAGCTGAACGCCGCGACAGAAATGCTTCCGCTTTCCTGGGCAGAATGGGGAAGTGTGCATCCATTCGTACCGACAGAACAAGCAGGAGGTTACCAATTTATGATTAAGGAACTTGAAAAAGACTTGGCAGAAATCACAGGATTTGCTGGAACTTCCTTACAGCCAAATTCTGGAGCTCAAGGCGAATATGCTGGTTTGATGGTCATTCGCGAATATCATAAATCACGCGGTGAATCACATAGAAATATCGTACTGATTCCACAGTCTGCGCACGGAACCAATCCGGCTTCTGCTGTGATTGCAGGAATGAAAGTGGTGGTAGTGAAAAACCTTGAAAACGGAGAAATCGATTTCGAAGACCTGAAAACAAAAGCTGAACAGCACAGCGAAAACCTTTCTGCGGCGATGATTACTTATCCTTCGACTTACGGATTTTTTGATTCCAATATCAAGGAAATTACTCAGCTCATCCACCAACACGGAGGTCAGGTTTATATGGACGGCGCGAATATGAATGCACAGGTTGGCTTTACTTCGCCTGGAAATATCGGTGCAGATGTTTGTCACCTGAACCTTCATAAAACGTTCGCGATTCCTCACGGAGGAGGCGGTCCTGGAGTTGGCCCGATCTGTGTTGCGGAACATTTGGTGAAATTCCTTCCTTCAAATCCGAACATCAGAATCGGTTCGAAAGAAGCGATCGAAGCCATTTCGGCCGCTCCTTACGGTTCGTCTTTGGTGCTGAATATTTCTTACGCTTACATCAAAATGTTGGGAACTGAAGGATTGAAAAAAGCAACGGAATACGCGATTCTGAACGCGAATTATCTGAAAGAAATTCTTGCCGAGCATTTCCCAATCCTTTACGCCAACGAAAATGGAAGAGTGGCCCACGAATGTATCGTCGATTTCCGCCAGTTCAAATCTTTGGGAATTGAAGTTGCCGATGTTGCAAAACGTTTGATGGATTATGGTTTCCACGCACCGACGGTGAGTTTCCCGGTTGCAGGAACTTTGATGATCGAGCCGACCGAATCAGAAAGCAAAGCAGAAATCGACCGTTTCGCTGAAGCACTGATTTCCATTAAAAAAGAAATCGAGGAAATCGCCGAAGGAACTGCCGATGCCGAAAATAACGTGTTGAAAAATGCGCCACATACCGAACAAGTGGTGATTTCCGAATCGTGGGATAAACCTTATTCTCGCGAAAAAGCTGCGTATCCTTTGGATTGGGTTCGTGACCATAAATTCTTTGCATCCGTTTCGCGAGTTGACGAAGCGTATGGCGACAGAAATTTAATCTGTACCTGTGCACCGATCGAAGAATATATGTAAATCCTCGTAGAGACGCGATTTATCGCGTGTCGCTAAATACAATAATCCCGAATTTTTTTCGGGATTTTTTTATGTTCAGACACCAAAGGTAATCGTGTATTTTTTAGTGATATTCCATTTACCGTCTTTAAATTCTGCGGAAATGGTTCCATCTCCCGTCACATCGGAAAAGTCGGTGAAATACACTTCGGGGAAGTCTTTGTTGGTGCTCATTTTACTGTATTTTCTTGGGAAAAAATTGTCGAGCACATCTTCTTTTAGCGGGAGTTTTTCTTCCGTGGTGTAAATGAGGACTTTTCTGTTTTTCGGATTAATTTTTTGAAAGTATTCGCAGTCGGTAAGGATTTCGGTAAAAGTGTAGAAAAGTTTCGGCGAAGTTTCATCGGCAATCGCTTCGTACATTTCGGTGAACTTCGAGGTTTCGGATTTGAATTTCGGATTGCTGTCTTCGAAGTCATCGATTCCATCGCCATCGGTGTCTTTAGCGTTTGGATTCAGACCGACGAATGCTTCGAAAAGGTCGTTGTAACCATCACCGTCGGTATCTTTCCGAATCTCGTCTAAATGAATGGAGAACTCAATTCCATCCTTAATCACATCATATTTCGGAAGCATCGGAACCCTTGAAAGCCGCTGCACATTAACAATTGTTCCATTTGCAACAAACTGATTGTCTTTAATAAAATGTTGGTCTTTATTATAGAAATCGTTCAAATAGAAATTCTGCGTAATTCCCAGAAAATATGGTTTATACTGGTTTTGAACATTCTCCACAATCCAGAGTCCGTATTTGTTTTTTGCCAATGCAAAGTTTTCATTTATAGAGAGATAACTAAATTCTGGAAGCGCTTTGATCCATTCCTGAAATTTTGATCTATAACCGTCCGAATCGAAATATGCTATTTCCTTTTTTTGCAATTCTTCGGTTTGTATCTTATCATAACTGAATTTCTGAAACTCGGTGAGCTGTTTCTGTTGAATGTGTTTAGGCAAAGAATTCAGGATATCTTCGTTGGTCGGCGCAATGTAAGTGGTTTTGGTATTGTCGAAATTGATTCCCTGATTGGTGATAAAGCAGTTTTGCTCTATATTTTTTTTGGGAGCGGAAGTCGCCGGATTCTCTTTTTTATTACAAGCTGCCAAAACGATTAGCGCGAATAAATATTGAACTTTCATAACCAAATTTTTCAATAAATTTACGGAAAAAATGGATGATATCGGGAATGATATTTGTTGATGTTATAATAATGTTATAACTTTGATAAAACTTTTTTGTGATGACTACGCGAATCAGAAAAATAGGGAACTCCTCAGGAATCATCATCAGCAAAGCGATGCTTGACCAATTGAATATCGAACCAAAAGACGAACTCGAACTTTATGTGGAGGGAGATAAAATCCTTATTAAGAAAGTGAAGCAACCGAGAGAAGGTTGGGAAGAACAGTTCAAGAATGCTGATCTTCTGGAAGGTGAGGAGGATTTAATGGATTTCAATAACCAATTTGATGACGAAGAATGGACTTGGTAAAACGTTTTGAAATCTACTTTATTGAATTGGATCCTACAAAAGGAAGCGAAATCAACAAAACGAGACCTGCCGTAATTATTTCACCTGCCGAAATGAACGTTTCGTTGAACACCGTGATTGTTGCACCTTTGACTTCTACAATCAAGAACTATCCGTCGAGGATAAACACTGTAGTAAACAATAAAATTGGGCAAATTGCGCTCGACCAAATCAGAGCTGTGGATAAATCCCTAATCAAAAATAAACTCGCAGTTCTCCCCGAAAAAAGCCAAAACACTTTATTAGAAGTATTACAGGAAATGTTCTCGAAATGACAGATTTAAACCACCTCTTCACCAACCAACGCACAGGAAACCACGGTGCAACTTCCGCATCGAGAACTGATTTCCAAAGGGATTTTGACCGAATCATCTTTTCATCGGCATTTCGGCGGCTGCAGAATAAGACGCAGGTTTTTCCATTGCCTGGAAGTGTTTTCGTGCACAATCGACTAACACACTCGCTCGAGGTTTCTTCTGTGGGACGAAGCTTGGGAAACGCGGTTGGTGAATTCATTGTCAACAATTTTGAGAAAGAACTGGGTGAAGATTCAAAAAGTTTTTATCTCCACAATCTTCACAATGTCATCGCTGCTGCGTGTTTGTGCCACGATGTCGGGAATCCCGCTTTCGGACACTCTGGTGAAGATGCGATCGCGAGTTTTTTCGACAAAAACGAAAAAGATCTAAAACATAAATTCTCGGAAAAAGAATGGGCCGATTTGGTGAATTTCGAGGGAAATGCCAATGCAATCCGTGTTCTCACCAATCAGCAAATCGGAAAGGATGAAGGCGGAACCCAACTTACCTTCACCACTTTGGCGAGCATCGCTAAATATCCCTGTGAAGCGGTTGCCAAGAAAAAGGGAGTGATCCACCGGAAGAAATTCGGTTTTTTCCAAAATGAAAAGGAAACTTTTTTAGAAATTGCAAGATCGGTCAATATCACGCCGGAAAGCGATGAACCGACGATTTTTAAAAGACATCCTTTCGTGTGGCTTGTTGAAGCAGCAGACGATATCTGCTACAACATCATCGATATGGAAGATGCGCACCGACTGGGAATTGTTTCGACATTAGATTGCGAGAATCTATTCTTTGAACTTATTAAGTCTGAAAATCAAAATACGAAAAGGGTAGAAGAGAAGCTCTCTATTTTGACCAATCCAAACGAAAGGATTTCGTATTTGAGGGCAAAAGTCATCAATGCCTTAATCAATAAGTCAATTGAAATTTATCAGAAGAATTTTGATAAAATTTTAGATGGAAATTTAGACAAAGCACTTTTGGACATTTACAAATCTGAAAACAAAACTTTACAGGAAATCGAAAGCTTTTCCATCGAAAAAATCTACGGACACAAAGCTGTCGTGGAAATTGAAAACGCTGGCTACAACGTGATGTACGAATTGTTGAACCATTTCATTCAGCCGATATTAAAAGACAAAAACGAAATAAAATCCTACGACAAAATGGCTCTGAAACTTCTGCCGAAACAGTTTGTGTACGAACACGGAAGCGATTACCAGAAAGTTTTGGGCGTGATCGATTTCGTTTCGGGGATGACCGACAATTTCGCCACCGACCTTTACCGAAAAATCAAGGGAATCGATATCGGAATGACGATGTAGAGTACTTGGACAAATCGAGATTTGTTCATGAGTTTTGATTAGTATCAATATAATTTCATATCTTCGTACAGTTAATACTATATTAAAATGGTAGTAGAAATTGTAAACTATATTAAGGTTTTAGAAAATATCGATGTCGCTCTGAAAAGTTCACCCTTCAAACTTAACTATATCATTGAAAAATTGGGGTATAAGGAAAATACGTTTTTCAAGAAGTTAAAGGAGAAAAGGTTTACTCCAGAAGAACTTTTGAGCATTTCTGAAATTATAAGACCAGAAGAATATCGCGAATATGAGATCAACAAAATGATCGAGGAGGGCTTCAAAGATATGGAGGAAGGTCGTGTAAGAAATTTCAATGAGTTAATGGAAGAAAAGCGCAGAAAGTATGCTGATTGAGATTACCGAAAAGGCAGAACTCGACTTAGAGAAAATAGACGAATATGTCTTAGAAAGATGGAGTAAGAAGATTCTGCT from Chryseobacterium suipulveris includes:
- the dgt gene encoding dGTP triphosphohydrolase — protein: MTDLNHLFTNQRTGNHGATSASRTDFQRDFDRIIFSSAFRRLQNKTQVFPLPGSVFVHNRLTHSLEVSSVGRSLGNAVGEFIVNNFEKELGEDSKSFYLHNLHNVIAAACLCHDVGNPAFGHSGEDAIASFFDKNEKDLKHKFSEKEWADLVNFEGNANAIRVLTNQQIGKDEGGTQLTFTTLASIAKYPCEAVAKKKGVIHRKKFGFFQNEKETFLEIARSVNITPESDEPTIFKRHPFVWLVEAADDICYNIIDMEDAHRLGIVSTLDCENLFFELIKSENQNTKRVEEKLSILTNPNERISYLRAKVINALINKSIEIYQKNFDKILDGNLDKALLDIYKSENKTLQEIESFSIEKIYGHKAVVEIENAGYNVMYELLNHFIQPILKDKNEIKSYDKMALKLLPKQFVYEHGSDYQKVLGVIDFVSGMTDNFATDLYRKIKGIDIGMTM
- a CDS encoding AbrB/MazE/SpoVT family DNA-binding domain-containing protein; this translates as MTTRIRKIGNSSGIIISKAMLDQLNIEPKDELELYVEGDKILIKKVKQPREGWEEQFKNADLLEGEEDLMDFNNQFDDEEWTW
- a CDS encoding type II toxin-antitoxin system PemK/MazF family toxin, which encodes MDLVKRFEIYFIELDPTKGSEINKTRPAVIISPAEMNVSLNTVIVAPLTSTIKNYPSRINTVVNNKIGQIALDQIRAVDKSLIKNKLAVLPEKSQNTLLEVLQEMFSK
- the gcvP gene encoding aminomethyl-transferring glycine dehydrogenase; this encodes MDTTQFVNRHISMNEADKQAMLKRVGVSCMDELVSQTIPNAIRLEKELNISAPLSEFEMLAHSKDLASKNLSFDNYIGFGYHNTILPSAIQRNILENPSWYTAYTPYQAEIAQGRLEALLNFQTVIVDLTGLPLANASLLDEGTAASEAMHMFFESRTKEQKKGGAIKFFVSDLVFPQTIAVLKTKAEGLGIDIIVGNHKNHQFNDSYFGVLLQYPGKNGIILDYTENIKYYKEHQLQVAVACDPLALVKLKSPAEMGADCAVGTTQRFGIPMGYGGPHAAFFACKEDYKRDIPGRIIGVSQDAYGKRALRMALQTREQHIKREKATSNICTAQVLLAVMAGMYAVYHGPKGLAFIADQIHFKANGLRDGLKTLGYDVVEEPIFDTVKFRIHEEEKNALMRMMRDHKINLNYFTEGFVSISINESSTVEKLQNLFDALANFKDKQSFVLQFKQEIEIPKEHLRTDEILKDEVFNKYHTETELMRYIKRLERKDLSLTHSMISLGSCTMKLNAATEMLPLSWAEWGSVHPFVPTEQAGGYQFMIKELEKDLAEITGFAGTSLQPNSGAQGEYAGLMVIREYHKSRGESHRNIVLIPQSAHGTNPASAVIAGMKVVVVKNLENGEIDFEDLKTKAEQHSENLSAAMITYPSTYGFFDSNIKEITQLIHQHGGQVYMDGANMNAQVGFTSPGNIGADVCHLNLHKTFAIPHGGGGPGVGPICVAEHLVKFLPSNPNIRIGSKEAIEAISAAPYGSSLVLNISYAYIKMLGTEGLKKATEYAILNANYLKEILAEHFPILYANENGRVAHECIVDFRQFKSLGIEVADVAKRLMDYGFHAPTVSFPVAGTLMIEPTESESKAEIDRFAEALISIKKEIEEIAEGTADAENNVLKNAPHTEQVVISESWDKPYSREKAAYPLDWVRDHKFFASVSRVDEAYGDRNLICTCAPIEEYM